GAGGCGTAAATTGCGGTCCTATTTAGAGCCTTGCATCGCACTGGCAAAACGTGCCGGTGAAGCCATTATGGCAATTTATCAAGCTGACGATATTGGTAAAAAAGAAAAGTCTGATCACACTCCTGTCACTGCAGCAGATTTGGCATCTAATGAGATCTTAATGGCGGGTCTTGCTGAAATAGCACCAGACATTCCGGTAATGTCTGAAGAAACACCAATTCCACCATTGAGTGAGCGACAAGACTGGCAGCGCTACTGGTTACTCGATCCTATGGATGGCACTGGGGAGTTTATTCTTGAAAGTGGTGACTTTGCCGTCAATATTGCGCTCATCGAAAATAATCATCCTGTGTTAGGCGTCATTTACTGGCCATCTCAAGGGCTAACATATTACGCCAGCAAAGATGAAGGTGCGTTCAAACGTAGTGACTCAGGTGAAAGTAAACGTATTTTCGTCTCGCCACGAGAAACACTGACATTGGCAGTAAGTCGCAGACAAAAGCTTGAAGCGGTAAGTCAGTACTTAAATAGTCAGTTCGACACAGTGGCACTTGGGTCATGTTCATTAAAAGCCTGCATTATCGCAGAAGGTAAGGCGGATTGTTTTTTACGAGTAGGACCAACGGGAGAGTGGGATACTGGCGCGTCACAGATCATCGTGGAAGAAGCCGGAGGTTGTATTACCGATGCTGAGTTTAACCCGCTGACCTACAATCGACGAGAAACCACCGAAAACCCAGACTTTATTGTTATGGGGCACCCCGATTGGCAATGGCAAAAGTTGATCAGCCCACATCATCGAACGATAGAATAAATAACGGCTTAAGTTTAAGGTTGTGGGATTTTTGCGCACTTGAATTGTTTTAAGCATTAAATCCCTTGCAATAAAATTTTAATCCATTATTATAGCGGCCTCTTGAAAAGGAAGTCCTTTTTAAGAATTTACAGGCGCGGGATGGAGCAGAATGATAAATCATTCGTCGGACTCGCTAAACCTGGAAAGAATCGAAGGTCGTCGGTACCCGACGAAGAATAGATTCACAAAAATATACAGGCGCGGGATGGAGCAGCCTGGTAGCTCGTCGGGCTCATAACCCGAAGGTCGTCGGTTCAAATCCGGCTCCCGCAACCAACATCAGTTGGATGTATAAAGTCTCAAGTACAAGACTTAAAATTAAGTATAAATACAGGCGTGGGATGGAGCAGAATGATAAATCATTTGTCGGACTCGCTAAACCTGGAAAAGAATCGAAGGTCGTCGGTCTCCGACGAAGAATAGATTCACAAAAATATACAGGCGCGGGATGGAGCAGCCTGGTAGCTCGTCGGGCTCATAACCCGAAGGTCGTCGGTTCAAATCCGGCTCCCGCAACCAATTCTTGATTGGACTGCACACTCTAAAGAACTCTCCCGAAATTCATCGGTTCACTTTTCATAAATTAGGCTCCTGCAACCAATTCTTAATTGGACTGCACACTCTAAAGAACTGCTCCGAAACTCGTCGGTTCACTCTTCATAAATTAATGGCTCCCGCAACCAATTTTTAATTGGACTGTATAATCTAAAGAACTCTCCAGAAATTCATCGGTTCACTCTTCATAAATTAATAGCTCCCGCAATCAACCTTTTTAGTTCAGTTACCTAAAATCGCCTCAATGGATAGTCAGTTTTTTCGATATATACAGAGAAATAAATCATCCACTTTTTATAACTCAAAGCCTGAGTGTTGCTGTTGTTTGATGCATTTCTTAAATTAGAATTGATCTTAATACTCACACCGTGAGCAACAACCTGTACGCGGGTTATGGAAACCCGCTGTTAAAGGGTGAATAGATTTAGCAAAGGCAGGTAAATCCGATTTGGCAGCTAGCAAGATCTGAGTGATTGCAACAAGCTGAGTTGTCTTGGCGAGATGCACATTTCATCGTGTCCTGACATCCGTAAACTCTCGTGTAATCACCTCCAGCTACTTGAGGCGTTGCTTCCTGAGGTAGTTTGTTATCTTGAGTTAGCTTTTTTAGCTGCTTTTTTTGAAGCTTTATTTTCATTTCCAATATCCTTTTTATAGATTTATTAAGTTTGTTATCACGAAACCGATAGCTTGTTCTGCTTAAAAATAATACAAAGAAGTGTTGTTGTAAAAAAATAATGAAATGTGATTACTTTGTTTTCTTTTGCATGGATGAAGATTATTTGTCTATAAATCTTTATATGGTCTAGGCTTTTACTATCTCTTATTTGAAGTGTATGAAGATGGATTTACATAGTATTAGAGTCAAAAGTTCGTTGCCTACGGCTGTGCTAACGATCGTGCTGTTATTTGTGTTTTTTGGTTTTTCAGTGCTGCTCAATAAAGTGCAATCAGCACTTGAAATACAAACTGAGAACTATTTAAGAGCCGTGTCAGTGGTACTCAATGCGGATAGGGACTTTTATCAAGCTCAGGAAGCTTACCTCAAACTATTAGCTGGTGAAGATAAGTGGGTGGATTTTGAAGAAAACGCCGAACAGGTCAAACAGCGATATCAAAAATATATTCAGTTTATGTCGCTCCACCAAAGTGAGCTTGGTAGTTTTGCAACTTTTGATGTAGATTTCCAAAGCTGGTATCGCGTTACGGTGGCGAGTATCAAAGCCCCGACAGATAAGGCGCTTCAAATTAAGTCTGCCAAGTTATTTAGTGCGGTTCGTGATGTGCTTGATAGAGCAGGTGAATTAGCCGATGAAAAATCTGCTGCAAGTCGTGCGATAGTGGTTTCTGAGGTTATTCAAATAAAGTGGGGGCTTGGTGTTGGTGCTTTACTTCTTCTTGGTATTGCGTGCTGGATTGCCTATCGAATCCCTCGTCAGCTCGCAAAGCAGATAAATTTTGTTTCCGATAGAATCTCTGAAATCGCCTCTGGGGATGGA
This genomic interval from Pseudoalteromonas galatheae contains the following:
- the cysQ gene encoding 3'(2'),5'-bisphosphate nucleotidase CysQ; protein product: MRSYLEPCIALAKRAGEAIMAIYQADDIGKKEKSDHTPVTAADLASNEILMAGLAEIAPDIPVMSEETPIPPLSERQDWQRYWLLDPMDGTGEFILESGDFAVNIALIENNHPVLGVIYWPSQGLTYYASKDEGAFKRSDSGESKRIFVSPRETLTLAVSRRQKLEAVSQYLNSQFDTVALGSCSLKACIIAEGKADCFLRVGPTGEWDTGASQIIVEEAGGCITDAEFNPLTYNRRETTENPDFIVMGHPDWQWQKLISPHHRTIE